The DNA window ATCTTCCACCCGCGCGACGACATCTTCGCGCGCTACTTCACCGCACACTACGGTCACGGCGACGACCCGAAGACCGTAGACCGCTTCTGGGGATGTAACATGGCTCTGCGGCGAGAGGTGATAGAGTCCGTCGGCGGGTGGGACGAACAGATGGGGTGGGGTCACGAGGAGAAGGAACTCGCCGAGCGAGTGAAAGAGGAGTACGACATCTACTACGACCCCGAGATGGTCGTCGACCACCCCTACGCCGACGGTATCTTAGACTACTGGCGCAAGCGCTACCAACTGGCGAAGCAGACGCCCTACTACTGGGAGACGCAGGGTCTGTCGCCGTCGGCGCAGGTGAAAGAGACGCTGAAGTCGCTCGCGAACCCGCTCAACTACCTCGGCCGCACCCCCACCGCCGCCCTCACGAGAACCGGCGGAACCGTCGCGCAGGTCGTCGGGCAGGTGCAGGGGTTGTTCGAAAACCGGCGGCGCGACTCCTCGAAGACGCCGCCGACCGAGTACAAAGAGCCCGTGGGGGGGAAACAATGAGCTACGACGTCGCCGTCGTCGGCACCGGCGCGA is part of the Halopelagius longus genome and encodes:
- a CDS encoding glycosyltransferase family 2 protein yields the protein MVDVSVIIPTLKSPGEIEAVEYLKRGTFDDYEVVVSNAYPVTRARNEGIEHAKADKLVFLDDDSRPRENYLERASETLEEQYAVAGRIFHPRDDIFARYFTAHYGHGDDPKTVDRFWGCNMALRREVIESVGGWDEQMGWGHEEKELAERVKEEYDIYYDPEMVVDHPYADGILDYWRKRYQLAKQTPYYWETQGLSPSAQVKETLKSLANPLNYLGRTPTAALTRTGGTVAQVVGQVQGLFENRRRDSSKTPPTEYKEPVGGKQ